In Thermanaerovibrio velox DSM 12556, the genomic stretch CCGTAAGACATAACCGGCACGGCCCCTTCGGGCACATCCACCGGACGGCTTATCCTTATCAACGGTATCTTAAGTTCCTCCGCGGCGGTTCGGAAGTGGCGCCTTGCCTCCTCCGCAAAGGGGTGTGCGCAGTCCACCGCCGCCCTGAGACCCAGGGGGAGCAGCCGCCCCATGACCTCCGCCCAGTCGTCCGCGCTCCGGCGGCCCACCAGCGCAAAGGCCCCCGGGGGCACCACATGAAGCCCCGTGTCAAAGGCCACCGATACCGCCACCTTAAGCCCCAGGGAGATCAACCTCTCCGCCGCCTCCCTGCCCTCACCGGTGCCGCCCAGGATGAGCACGTCCACCCTTCCGATCCCGTCGAGGATGTCAACCCCCTCAAGACGCGATCCGTTCTCACCTGCGGCGGCGCAGCGGGGCGGCAATCCGCATCCCGTGGAGGCACCTCCGCTGCCTGGACGGACATTTATCTCGCTGGCGTAGCCCCGCATGTCCCTCCAAACCCCGTCCTTCCCCTTGGAACAGCACCCTCCGGGGAAGACGATCAAAGACCTCATGTCCACCTGGTCCGATGAGAGCTCCTCCGCCGGGATCTCCGCCACCCTCTCACCGGGCCTTGATACGTCGCGGCACACCAGGGCCGTGCGACCCTGGAACACCCGACGCACCTCCCCGAGCTTGCCCTCCCTGTCCCGGGAGACCGGGTTGTACAGCGCCACGGAAAGCCCCGATTCCGATGCCCTCTCCATGGCCCTTGCCACCGATCCCCAATCCTGAAGGTAATCCGAAAGGGATATCATGCAAAGCCCGTTTGTGTAATAGGGCCCCAATGAGCAGGCCGCCCCTTGAGCGGCGGATACGCCTGGGAATATCCGGAAGGACGGGCTTCCCTTGCCCCCGTCCTCATCCCCCCCCTCCCGGAGCCCCCAGGCCGCGTGATGTGACGCCAGCGCCGCAAGCCCGAAGAGCACCGGGTCCCCGCCGCACACCAGCGCCACCCGACTAGCCCCTTTGGGCCAGCTCCACCGCCCTCTTGACCCTCGCCTCCTCCTCTCCCATGCGGTAGGACTCCACCAGCTTGACTTCTTGGAGGTGCTTGGGCAGCAGGTCCACGTAAAGGGAGTACCCCAC encodes the following:
- a CDS encoding precorrin-6A/cobalt-precorrin-6A reductase; the protein is MALVCGGDPVLFGLAALASHHAAWGLREGGDEDGGKGSPSFRIFPGVSAAQGAACSLGPYYTNGLCMISLSDYLQDWGSVARAMERASESGLSVALYNPVSRDREGKLGEVRRVFQGRTALVCRDVSRPGERVAEIPAEELSSDQVDMRSLIVFPGGCCSKGKDGVWRDMRGYASEINVRPGSGGASTGCGLPPRCAAAGENGSRLEGVDILDGIGRVDVLILGGTGEGREAAERLISLGLKVAVSVAFDTGLHVVPPGAFALVGRRSADDWAEVMGRLLPLGLRAAVDCAHPFAEEARRHFRTAAEELKIPLIRISRPVDVPEGAVPVMSYGEMAQGLLELTAPGDTVFLSFGVRGLPRVVPVLKGGGRYVLARLLPTVESLEAAKAAGLTPKEILCSWGPMGYDWEVGILKGCGAKAVGAKGSGDASGVTDKLRACGELGIPLLLLCPPNDPGLSLEEGVRETLKILGY